The Lycium barbarum isolate Lr01 chromosome 10, ASM1917538v2, whole genome shotgun sequence genome includes a region encoding these proteins:
- the LOC132614912 gene encoding uncharacterized protein LOC132614912 yields the protein MGHIYKSIGKKWAANKNNLWRTHEDLLKSKTEIIESVPDGIPRDQWISFVDYQYKDSTKAMCLRNAENRKKQTIAHTDGSKANATRRAEMMAQTGQRPGRAQIYLATHKNQDGVYVNEAAKEICEKIELALSQSTIDESQISRNDAVGKVLGEEHSGRVRCLGLGPVPSKVFRQARPRFSGISASISEGSCSSQCQQNHKQMMNAQEKMMNAFKAYMIMKEGTIPEQFAGFFASSSAVSPTTPSDAASGSLSPMDARRSCGDSNPSDNR from the exons ATGGGACATATCTATAAATCTATTGGAAAGAAGTGGGCTGCAAATAAAAATAACTTGTGGAGGACACATGAAGACCTGCTTAAAAGTAAAACTGAGATTATTGAAAGTGTGCCGGATGGGATTCCACGTGATCAATGGATTTCTTTTGTTGATTACCAATATAAAGATTCAACAAAG GCAATGTGTTTAAGAAATGCTGAAAATCGAAAGAAACAGACTATAGCACACACAGACGGCTCCAAAGCGAATGCTACGAGAAGGGCTGAAATG ATGGCTCAGACTGGACAAAGGCCTGGACGAGCACAAATATACCTTGCTACTCATAAAAATCAAGATGGAGTATATGTTAATGAAGCAGCAAAAGAAATATGC GAAAAAATTGAGTTAGCTTTAAGCCAAAGCACCATAGACGAGTCTCAAATTTCGCGAAATGATGCCGTCGGCAAGGTGCTAGGAGAAGAGCACTCTGGGAGGGTGAGGTGCTTGGGATTAGGACCTGTCCCCAGTAAAGTTTTTAGACAAGCAAGACCTCGTTTCAGTGGTATAAGTGCTTCAATCAGTGAAGGTTCATGTTCGTCCCAATGTCAACAGAACCATAAGCAAATGATGAATGCTCAGGAAAAAATGATGAATGCTTTCAAGGCATATATGATAATGAAAGAAGGGACGATACCAGAACAGTTTGCGGGGTTCTTTGCTTCTTCTTCGGCGGTTTCTCCTACAACA CCAAGTGATGCGGCTAGTGGATCCCTTTCGCCCATGGATGCAAGAAGATCATGCGGTGATAGTAATCCTAGTGACAACCGttga